In Rhodanobacteraceae bacterium, the following proteins share a genomic window:
- the hypD gene encoding hydrogenase formation protein HypD: protein MKYIDEFRDGGLARKLAADIAREAQPGREYRLMEFCGGHTHAIFRYGIPDLLPPNVRLIHGPGCPVCVLPIGRLDLAIRIARRPDTILCSYADMLRVPGSRKASLLRAKAEGADVRMVYSATDALDVARQNPGRTVVFFAIGFETTTPPTAVAILQAQAEELANFRVYCNHVLTPPAMVHLLTVANPADEAPVMIDGFIGPAHVSVVIGTGAYQAFAAHYRKPVVISGFEPLDVLQSILLLVRQLNAGCAEVENQYTRAVSEGGNRKAQQIVGRVLELRQSFEWRGLGSVPFSALQIRPEYAAFDAERSLGLDVVPARENAACECPAILRGAKRPADCKVFGTLCTPENPIGSCMVSSEGACAAYYTYGRHSEAPA from the coding sequence ATGAAGTACATCGACGAATTCCGCGACGGCGGGCTCGCCCGCAAGCTGGCCGCGGACATCGCGCGCGAGGCGCAACCGGGGCGCGAATACCGCCTGATGGAGTTCTGCGGTGGGCATACCCACGCGATCTTCCGCTACGGCATCCCGGACCTGTTGCCGCCGAATGTGCGACTGATCCACGGGCCGGGCTGCCCGGTGTGCGTGCTGCCGATCGGCCGCCTGGACCTGGCGATCCGCATCGCGCGCCGCCCGGACACGATCTTGTGCAGCTACGCCGACATGCTGCGGGTGCCCGGCTCGCGCAAGGCCAGCCTGCTGCGCGCCAAGGCCGAAGGCGCAGATGTGCGCATGGTCTATTCGGCCACCGATGCGCTGGATGTGGCGCGCCAGAATCCCGGCCGGACCGTGGTGTTCTTCGCGATCGGCTTCGAGACCACCACGCCGCCCACCGCGGTGGCGATCCTGCAGGCGCAGGCCGAGGAACTCGCGAACTTCCGGGTCTATTGCAACCATGTGCTGACCCCGCCGGCGATGGTGCACCTGCTGACGGTCGCGAATCCGGCTGACGAGGCGCCGGTGATGATCGACGGCTTCATCGGTCCGGCGCACGTCAGCGTGGTGATCGGCACCGGCGCCTACCAGGCCTTCGCCGCGCACTATCGCAAGCCGGTGGTGATCAGCGGATTCGAGCCGCTCGACGTGCTGCAATCGATCCTGCTGCTGGTGCGGCAACTGAACGCCGGGTGCGCCGAGGTCGAGAACCAGTACACCCGCGCGGTCAGCGAGGGCGGCAACCGCAAGGCGCAGCAGATCGTCGGCCGCGTGCTGGAACTGCGGCAGAGTTTCGAATGGCGCGGCCTGGGCAGCGTGCCGTTCTCGGCCCTGCAGATCCGCCCCGAGTACGCCGCCTTCGATGCCGAGCGCAGCCTGGGCCTGGACGTCGTCCCGGCGCGCGAGAACGCCGCCTGCGAATGCCCGGCGATCCTGCGCGGGGCCAAGCGTCCGGCCGACTGCAAGGTCTTCGGCACGCTGTGCACGCCGGAGAACCCGATCGGCTCGTGCATGGTGTCGTCCGAGGGCGCCTGCGCCGCCTACTACACCTACGGCCGCCACAGCGAGGCGCCGGCATGA
- a CDS encoding ABC transporter ATP-binding protein: MPLDIRGLRKTFGKQTVLDHLDWSVPAGRVIGLLGRNGAGKSTLIRCALGLSPVDDGQVHLFGDPVATLRPEALHRVGYVPQSFDLFPWMKVGQYLGFHAAFYARWNQELVDGLLGRWEVDAAKKIGELSQGQRQKLAIIRAIAPDPDLLLLDEPVASLDPQTRRLFLEELLRITRRPGKAVVFSTHITTDLERADAEIALLKSGRIQFSCDLATLKSRVRRIDFDGPQPPADFRHPGIVRHVHQDGRAHWIVDGLDDAAVAALAGRFESIPRAQPMSLEDIFIELG, translated from the coding sequence ATGCCCCTCGACATCCGAGGCCTGCGCAAGACCTTCGGCAAGCAGACCGTGCTCGATCATCTCGACTGGTCGGTGCCGGCCGGGCGCGTGATCGGGCTGCTCGGGCGCAATGGCGCGGGCAAGTCGACCCTGATCCGCTGCGCGCTGGGGCTGTCGCCGGTGGACGACGGCCAGGTGCATCTGTTCGGCGATCCGGTGGCCACGCTGCGGCCGGAAGCCCTGCACCGGGTGGGCTATGTGCCGCAGAGCTTCGATTTGTTTCCGTGGATGAAGGTGGGCCAGTACCTCGGCTTCCACGCGGCCTTCTATGCGCGCTGGAATCAGGAGCTGGTTGATGGCTTGCTCGGGCGCTGGGAGGTGGACGCCGCCAAGAAGATCGGCGAGCTGTCGCAGGGCCAGCGGCAAAAGCTTGCGATCATCCGCGCGATTGCGCCGGACCCGGACCTGCTGCTACTCGACGAGCCGGTGGCGAGCCTGGACCCGCAGACGCGCCGGCTGTTCCTGGAGGAGTTGCTGCGGATCACGCGGCGGCCGGGCAAGGCGGTGGTGTTCTCCACCCACATCACCACCGACCTGGAGCGTGCGGACGCCGAGATCGCGCTGTTGAAGTCCGGCCGCATCCAGTTCTCCTGCGACCTGGCCACCCTCAAGTCGCGCGTGCGCCGGATTGATTTCGACGGACCGCAACCGCCAGCGGACTTCCGCCATCCGGGCATCGTGCGCCATGTGCATCAGGACGGCCGCGCGCACTGGATTGTCGACGGACTCGACGACGCGGCCGTGGCCGCGCTCGCCGGGCGTTTCGAGAGCATCCCGCGCGCGCAGCCGATGTCGCTCGAAGACATCTTCATCGAGCTCGGTTGA
- the hypE gene encoding hydrogenase expression/formation protein HypE has translation MSSARVELSHGGGGRAMQQLIAEVFAPAFAHAGAKQGNDQAEFLLGAGRYAFSTDSFVISPLFFAGGDIGSLAVHGTVNDLAMGGALPLYLSAGFVIEEGFPLEGLKRIATSMGHAAREAGVAIVTGDTKVVERGKGDGVFINTAGIGRVPDGVDLSGDRARPGDAILLSGSIGDHGVAIMASRSGLGFDTSIESDSAALHTLVADMLAAAPNALRLLRDPTRGGLAATLNEIAAQSRVGMRLEESAIPVRPQVRGACELLGLDPLNVANEGKLIAVCDPDATEAVLAAMRAHPLGREAARIGFVTDDPQRFVEMRTIFGGRRMVDWLHGEQLPRIC, from the coding sequence ATGAGCAGCGCGCGGGTCGAACTCAGCCACGGCGGCGGCGGCCGCGCGATGCAGCAACTGATCGCCGAGGTCTTCGCGCCTGCGTTCGCACACGCCGGCGCCAAGCAGGGCAATGACCAGGCCGAGTTCCTGCTCGGTGCGGGCCGGTACGCCTTCAGCACCGACAGCTTCGTGATCTCGCCGCTGTTCTTTGCCGGCGGCGACATCGGCAGCCTGGCGGTGCACGGCACCGTCAACGACCTCGCCATGGGCGGTGCGCTGCCCTTGTACCTCTCGGCCGGCTTCGTCATCGAGGAAGGCTTCCCGCTGGAGGGCCTGAAGCGCATCGCCACCTCGATGGGGCACGCCGCGCGCGAAGCGGGCGTGGCCATCGTCACCGGTGACACCAAGGTGGTCGAGCGCGGCAAGGGCGACGGGGTGTTCATCAACACCGCCGGCATCGGCCGGGTGCCCGATGGCGTCGACCTCTCCGGTGACCGCGCGCGGCCGGGCGATGCCATCCTGCTGTCGGGATCGATCGGCGACCATGGCGTCGCGATCATGGCCAGTCGCAGCGGCCTCGGCTTCGACACCAGCATCGAATCCGACTCGGCCGCGCTGCACACGCTGGTCGCCGACATGCTCGCCGCAGCCCCCAACGCGTTGCGTCTGTTGCGCGATCCCACCCGTGGCGGGCTCGCCGCCACCCTGAACGAGATCGCGGCGCAGTCGCGGGTCGGCATGCGCCTGGAAGAATCCGCGATCCCGGTCAGGCCACAGGTGCGCGGCGCCTGCGAACTGCTCGGCCTCGATCCGTTGAATGTCGCCAACGAAGGCAAGCTCATCGCCGTGTGCGATCCGGACGCCACCGAGGCGGTCCTTGCCGCCATGCGCGCACACCCACTGGGGCGCGAAGCCGCCAGGATCGGCTTCGTCACCGACGACCCCCAGCGCTTCGTCGAAATGCGCACCATTTTCGGCGGCCGCCGCATGGTCGACTGGCTCCACGGCGAGCAACTGCCGCGGATTTGCTGA
- a CDS encoding HypC/HybG/HupF family hydrogenase formation chaperone, giving the protein MCLAIPAEVVALLDGGRARVSLGGITKEISLALVDDVTVGDYVLLHVGFALGKIDADEARRTLEVLAASGELADELRP; this is encoded by the coding sequence ATGTGCCTGGCGATACCGGCGGAGGTCGTGGCCCTGCTCGATGGGGGCCGTGCGCGCGTGAGTCTGGGTGGGATCACCAAGGAGATCTCGCTGGCGCTGGTCGATGACGTCACGGTGGGCGACTACGTGCTGCTGCATGTGGGATTCGCACTGGGCAAGATCGACGCCGACGAGGCGCGCCGCACGCTTGAAGTCCTTGCCGCCAGCGGCGAGCTGGCCGACGAGCTCCGGCCATGA
- a CDS encoding sigma-70 family RNA polymerase sigma factor: MAATQEFLNLLEAFKRGDSQASARLISLVYEDLHRLARAQGGAAGRTMSPTALVHECYLRIMDPASASVESKNHFFNLASRVMRQVLCDYARERLADKRGGGAQHATLSGVDAELRAEATSLIELDDLLNRLANENAEAARVFECRYFAGLSEQETADALGMSLRTAQREWSHARQWLAAHLG; encoded by the coding sequence ATGGCGGCGACACAGGAGTTCCTCAACCTGCTGGAAGCCTTCAAGCGCGGCGACTCGCAGGCGTCGGCGCGGCTGATCTCGCTGGTCTACGAGGACCTGCACCGGCTGGCGCGGGCGCAGGGAGGCGCTGCCGGGCGCACCATGTCGCCAACGGCGCTGGTGCACGAGTGCTACCTGCGGATCATGGATCCGGCGTCTGCCAGCGTCGAATCCAAGAACCACTTCTTCAACCTGGCCAGCCGGGTGATGCGCCAGGTGCTGTGCGACTACGCGCGCGAACGCCTGGCCGACAAGCGCGGCGGTGGCGCGCAGCACGCCACGCTGTCCGGCGTGGATGCCGAACTGCGCGCGGAAGCCACTTCGCTGATCGAGCTGGACGACCTGTTGAACCGGCTGGCGAACGAGAATGCGGAGGCCGCGCGGGTCTTCGAGTGCCGCTATTTCGCGGGCTTGAGCGAGCAGGAAACCGCCGATGCGCTGGGCATGAGCCTGCGCACTGCCCAGCGCGAATGGAGCCATGCGCGGCAATGGCTGGCGGCACACCTGGGCTGA